aaataatGTTATATTCACCGTCATAAGGAAACTGTTCACGTGAAAAATAATGTTATTTCTTCTCCAAACTAACCACCGTGAAAAATAAACTCTCTTCTTTATGTTGTGACGTCATTATGTTGTaatatcataaatatttaatatattagccACGGTTACTAGTTATTTATTAAGAGTACGAGCGCAGTTGAACAAGCGCAGTCCCCGAAGCCATTTTCTTCTCCCTCGAATAATTCTGCCAGCGGAGGACAAGATGTTCACACCGGTGTGCTCTCAAGTCTCAACCCACAACGAGAATCCACTTAGACctttttctcaaatcaaaactCCCCAGAGATCCAATATTTTTTACCTTGAAGACTCCACCTTTTTTCTTATCATCAACCCCAACCCAGCAAAATCAAACTCGAACCCTTCAAAATCCGTGTTTCATCTCCCTCTACCACTCATGAATCATCGATCTTGGATAATAATAATCTTGATCTTGACAATAATAAAAAAGTAAAGAAGAAACTGGGAGTTGTGGTGATGCCTATGGAGGGACCGAGGCTGGTTTTGAAATTCGTTTGGATGGAAAAGAACATAGGGATAGCTTTAGATCAAGTGATTGCGGGAGGTCATGGGACTGTTCTTTTGAGCCCATATTATTTTTGGCCGAGGAAAGATGCGTGGGAAGAGCTTAAAATTTTTCTGGAGAGTAAGCCTTGGATTTCCCAGAAACAGATGGTTGTTCTGCTCAATCAAGCTACTGATATCATTAATTTGTGGCAGCAGAGTGGAGGGAACTTATCTTAGTAAGATTTTCTGAGTTATTGTTCCCCTTTTTGGTATGATCTAGGCAGACCCTCTTAACTGGACGAAgagacttttaaattttcatgtGTCTTATAGAAATTTTTTGGGTTTGCCTCTTGAATCAACTTCCAAATTTTTTGGGTTTACCTCccttgtgttattaattattatcAGTGCGATGTTCGGACTAGTTTCGTGTCAGTTTGAGAGAATTCGAATCACTTTTTTTTGTGGGGGAAATCAGATATTatacattaattaaatcaacAGTAGCTAAATCCATCAATCACGATGAGTAAAAATCTTCCATCCAACATGAACGAGAAGGATGAGATAAAGCAAAACGCGCTAAACAGTGCGCTAACTTGTTTGCATTTCTACTAACATGATCTAACTTTTTAAATCTACCAGAAGTTAAAATATCCAATATGTTCAAGACTAACAGTCCTTGATGGTTGCGAGCCTCAGACTTCGACGTCACCTCTTTAACAGCATTACAGGAGTTCGAGAAAACCCAAACATCAGAAAAGTTACCTCTCACAGCAAGCATCAAACCAAAATGAATAGCCGAGAGTTCTGCCTCCAACACTGATCCTGGTTTTCGTATGCCAATGGCTGAGGCAGCAAAAATAATTCGAAAATGATTTTGAATCACAGCACCCACACTATATTTACCAACAGTATCATTAAACCCAGCATCGACATCAAGTCGCCACTGCCCCAACGGAGGAGGCACCCACCTCATATCCCTGCTACTCTGCACCTCCCCTGAAGCTAAATTTCAAgcacatctagctgttctaaATTGCTCAAGATACGAAATAACCCACTCAACTTTAATACATTTGCTGGAAATATGGctattatgttttaaaatacaaatctcTTTCCAAATTTCCCAAGCCAGCATTGCAAACAATTCAAATTCAGCAGGTGAAACTTGATCCATTAGGCACAACTCACATGATATAAACGACAACACACCACATTTTTTTAGATATGGCCAAAAAAGCGTACCCTTCTAGATATGCCTTACAAGGGGGCAAAAGATTAGACAATGGCTTGTTGAAGCATTCGAAGAGCTACAATAAAAACAACATCTATTGGTATGTAAATGTCTTCTAAACAAGTTCAGTTAAGTGGGAATTAATTCATTGCTCGCACACCAAAAAAATATTCGAACTTTATGTGGGATGTTTAGCTGCCAAATCTTTTTCCACCGCTTTTCCAACGAGAATGCGATAGAGATTCATGTGGATCGAAGCATCCAATATGAGCCAGGTAGCCTGATTTAACTGTGTACttgcactacaagaaaaaatggCTATACTGACATTTTCTTAAtgacatttttaaaataatgtcgTTATTACATACATATCATGACATTGGTtacacataaaatttttaataaaaaaaatattaaattagatATGTTATAATGACATTTTTAATGAATGCCACTAAAAGTTCTTATTTTTTCCACTAATTTCCAATTTTTTAATCTCTCACTCTcattaaaaaactaaaaaaaaattaatttaattaaaaggaaaaaaaaggaaagaacGATGGATTAATTTATACAGTGTGCCAAATCTCTATCGCGCtctttctcccaaatctctcgCGCCCTTCTCTTTTCCCTCGTTCAACCGCTAATCCTTCCTTCTTATTTCTTTTTTCTAGTGTCACGATTTGAGATTTGTCCAGCCGcttctcattttcagatttgtCCAGCCGCTCATCTCCGGTAAGTTCCGAATCCCTAGTTTTGGAAGAGATTTTGGTCACGGTTTTTTTATAAGAGTGTTCGATTCATAGAGAAGAGGAGTTCGattcatttgattttaatctCTTTGATAGCTTCCAAGGATGTCTATTGAAGAAAGTTAATAAATTCTCGCCGTTAAAATTGAGATACTTCAAATGATTGAAGTATCGCCGTTAAAAGTGGTGATGATTTAAGAGATTCAAATAATTGAAGGGAATCCCTTTCTCGATTATGCTTTTTCCACAATTTATTGGCGaagatatttggaaaagttgaaTTTTTCCCTGGAAATGCGATCAATATGGACAAAATATATAGAAGCTTGAAaaggattattttaaaatgtatgCTTGTATCGAATCTTGGGGTACAGTATGATGAACACGGTTCCCCAAGTGAAGTTGGAAAAATGCGGAAATGTCTGGATTATATTGTTTTTCATTGCTATTTTCAGTTAAATTTCTTCATCTTATCGGCTTATTTTGGGTACAGTTACGCTATGTGTTTGAGTTCTTTGCCTAGACCTGATGGAATACTTATGACGCTACTTAATAGCTTTGCTTCTGATTATAATTTTTGGTCGGCAATAATCATTTATAGTAATTGTTGATC
This genomic interval from Primulina eburnea isolate SZY01 chromosome 16, ASM2296580v1, whole genome shotgun sequence contains the following:
- the LOC140816033 gene encoding uncharacterized protein gives rise to the protein MRWVPPPLGQWRLDVDAGFNDTVGKYSVGAVIQNHFRIIFAASAIGIRKPGSVLEAELSAIHFGLMLAVRGNFSDVWVFSNSCNAVKEVTSKSEARNHQGLLVLNILDILTSGRFKKLDHVSRNANKLAHCLARFALSHPSRSCWMEDFYSS